A section of the Oryza sativa Japonica Group chromosome 1, ASM3414082v1 genome encodes:
- the LOC4326519 gene encoding glucan endo-1,3-beta-glucosidase GII, translated as MTTQGFAPVLAVALLLAAFPAAVQSIGVCYGVIGNNLPAASDVVKLYKSKGIDSMRIYFPRSDILQALTGSNIALTMDVANENLAAFAADATAAAAWVKQNVQAYPGVSFRYIAVGNEVTGDDTGNILPAMKNLNAALAAAGLGGVGVSTSVSQGVIANSYPPSNGVFNDDYMFDIVEYLASTGAPLLVNVYPYFAYVGDTKDISLNYATFQPGTTVTDDGSGLIYTSLFDAMVDSVYAALEDAGAPDVGVVVSETGWPSAGGFGASVSNAQTYNQKLISHVQGGTPKRPGVALETYVFAMFNENQKTGAETERHFGLFNPNKSPSYKIRFH; from the exons ATGACTACGCAAGGATTTGCTCCCGTGCTTGCAGTAGCATTGCTCCTTGCAGCATTTCCTGCAG CGGTTCAGTCCATTGGCGTGTGCTACGGCGTGATCGGCAACAacctgccggcggcgagcgacgtCGTGAAGCTCTACAAGTCCAAGGGGATCGACTCCATGCGCATCTACTTCCCGAGGAGCGACATCCTCCAGGCACTCACCGGCTCGAACATCGCCCTCACCATGGACGTCGCCAACGAGAACCTCGCCGcgttcgccgccgacgccaccgccgcggccgcctggGTCAAGCAGAACGTCCAGGCCTACCCGGGCGTCTCCTTCCGCTACATCGCCGTCGGCAACGAGGTCACCGGCGACGACACGGGCAACATCCTCCCGGCCATGAAGAACCTcaacgccgcgctcgccgcggccggcctcggcggcgtcggggtgTCGACGTCGGTGTCCCAGGGCGTGATCGCCAACTCCTACCCGCCTTCCAACGGCGTCTTCAACGACGACTACATGTTTGACATCGTGGAGTACCTGGCGAGCACCGGAGCGCCGCTGCTGGTTAACGTGTACCCCTACTTCGCCTACGTCGGCGACACGAAAGACATCAGCCTCAACTACGCCACGTTCCAGCCGGGCACGACGGTGACGGACGACGGCAGCGGGCTGATCTACACGAGCCTCTTCGACGCGATGGTGGATTCCGTCTACGCCGCGCTGGAGGACGCCGGCGCGCCGGACGTCGGCGTGGTGGTGTCGGAGACCGGGTGGCCGTCGGCCGGTGGGTTCGGGGCCAGCGTGAGCAACGCGCAGACGTACAACCAGAAGCTTATCAGCCATGTCCAAGGAGGCACTCCGAAGAGACCAGGGGTGGCGTTGGAGACGTACGTGTTCGCCATGTTCAACGAGAACCAGAAGACCGGGGCTGAGACCGAGAGGCACTTCGGGCTGTTCAACCCCAACAAGTCGCCGTCCTACAAAATTAGATTCCACTAG
- the LOC4326520 gene encoding glucan endo-1,3-beta-glucosidase GII: protein MAAQGVTSVLAVVLVIGAFVSIPTVQSIGVCYGVKGNNLPPRSEVVQLYKSKGINGMRIYYPDKEALNALRNSGIALILDVGGFDTVSYLAASSSNAAAWVRDNVRPYYPAVNIRYIAVGNEVEGGATNSILPAIRNVNSALASSGLGAIKASTAVKFDVISNSYPPSAGVFRDAYMKDIARYLASTGAPLLANVYPYFAYRGNPRDISLNYATFRPGTTVRDPNNGLTYTNLFDAMVDAVYAALEKAGAGNVKVVVSESGWPSAGGFGASVDNARAYNQGLIDHVGRGTPKRPGPLEAYIFAMFNENQKNGDPTEKNFGLSYPNKSPVYPIRF from the exons ATGGCAGCACAGGGTGTTACCTCCGTGCTAGCGGTTGTATTGGTCATCGGAGCCTTCGTGTCCATCCCTACAG TGCAATCCATCGGCGTGTGCTACGGCGTGAAAGGGAACAACCTCCCGCCGCGGAGCGAGGTGGTGCAGCTGTACAAGTCCAAGGGCATCAACGGGATGCGCATCTACTACCCCGACAAGGAGGCGCTCAACGCCCTGCGCAACTCCGGCATCGCCCTCATCCTCGACGTCGGCGGCTTCGACACGGTGTCCTATCTCGCCGCCAGCTCCTCCAACGCGGCCGCGTGGGTCCGTGACAACGTCAGGCCCTACTACCCGGCCGTCAACATCAGGTACATCGCCGTCGGCAACGAGGTGGAAGGCGGCGCCACGAATAGCATCCTCCCGGCCATCCGCAACGTCAACTCCGCCCTGGCCTCGTCGGGCCTCGGCGCCATCAAGGCGTCCACCGCGGTGAAGTTCGACGTCATCTCCAACTCCTACCCACCCTCCGCCGGCGTCTTCAGGGACGCCTACATGAAGGACATCGCGCGCTACCTGGCGAGCACCGGCGCGCCGCTGCTCGCTAACGTGTACCCGTACTTCGCCTACAGGGGGAACCCGCGCGACATCAGCCTCAACTACGCCACGTTCCGGCCGGGCACCACGGTGAGGGACCCCAACAACGGGCTCACCTACACCAACCTGTTCGACGCCATGGTCGACGCCGTGTACGCCGCGCTGGAGAAGGCCGGCGCGGGGAACGTGAAGGTGGTGGTGTCGGAGAGCGGGTGGCCGTCGGCGGGAGGGTTCGGGGCGAGCGTGGACAACGCGAGGGCGTACAACCAGGGGCTGATCGACCACGTCGGGCGTGGCACGCCCAAGAGGCCGGGGCCACTGGAGGCGTACATATTCGCCATGTTCAACGAGAACCAGAAGAACGGGGATCCCACCGAGAAAAACTTTGGGCTCTCCTACCCTAACAAGTCGCCCGTGTATCCCATCCGCTTCTAG
- the LOC112937625 gene encoding glucan endo-1,3-beta-glucosidase, acidic isoform-like — protein sequence MAKHGVAFILTLALVLGVLAVTPKVVQSIGVCYGVNGNNLPSPSDVVKLYQSKGIDSMRIYFPRSDILQALTGSNIALTMGVANENLSAFASDPSAVANWVKQNVQVYPGVNFRYIAVGNEVESGNTQNVLPAMQNMNSALSAAGLSNIKVSVSVSQKGVLAGYPPSNGMFSPEATSYMTPIAKYLASTGAPLMANVYPYFAYVGNLRAQIDDINYALFTSPGTVVPDGSKAYQNQFDAIVDTFYSALESAGAGSVPIVVSESGWPSAGGTAASASNAQTYNQNLIKHVGQGTPKRAGRIETYIFAMFNENDKRGDETERHFGLFNPDQSPAYTINF from the exons ATGGCAAAGCATGGTGTTGCTTTCATTTTAACACTGGCATTGGTCCTTGGAGTACTTGCGGTCACTCCTAAAG TGGTGCAATCCATTGGCGTGTGCTACGGCGTGAACGGCAACAACCTGCCGTCGCCGAGCGACGTCGTGAAGCTCTACCAGTCGAAGGGGATCGACTCCATGCGCATCTACTTCCCGAGGAGCGACATCCTCCAGGCACTAACCGGCTCAAACATCGCCCTCACCATGGGCGTCGCCAACGAGAACCTCTCCGCGTTCGCCTCCGACCCCTCCGCCGTGGCCAATTGGGTCAAGCAGAACGTCCAGGTCTACCCGGGCGTCAACTTCCGCTACATCGCCGTCGGCAACGAGGTTGAGAGCGGCAACACGCAGAACGTCCTCCCGGCCATGCAGAACATGAACAGCGCGCTCTCCGCTGCCGGCCTCAGCAACATCAAGGTGTCCGTGTCGGTGTCCCAGAAGGGCGTGCTCGCCGGGTACCCGCCGTCCAATGGCATGTTCTCCCCCGAAGCGACCTCGTACATGACGCCCATCGCGAAGTACCTGGCGAGCACCGGCGCGCCGCTGATGGCCAACGTCTACCCCTACTTCGCCTACGTGGGCAACCTGCGGGCCCAGATCGACGACATCAACTACGCGCTCTTCACGTCGCCGGGCACGGTGGTGCCGGACGGCAGCAAGGCTTACCAGAACCAGTTCGACGCCATCGTCGACACGTTCTACTCCGCGCTGGAGAGCGCCGGCGCCGGGAGCGTCCCGATCGTGGTGTCGGAGAGCGGGTGGCcgtcggccggcggcacggcggcgagcgccagcAACGCGCAGACGTACAACCAGAACCTGATCAAACACGTCGGGCAGGGGACGCCCAAGAGGGCCGGGAGAATCGAGACCTACATTTTCGCCATGTTCAACGAGAACGACAAGAGAGGCGACGAGACGGAGAGGCACTTCGGCCTCTTCAACCCTGATCAGTCGCCGGCCTACACCATTAATTTCTAA
- the LOC4326518 gene encoding glucan endo-1,3-beta-glucosidase, acidic isoform: MAKHGVASVLTLALVLGVAAIPTVVQSIGVCYGVIGNNLPSPSDVVQLYKSNGIDSMRIYFPRSDILQALSGSSIALTMDVGNDQLGSLASDPSAAAAFVQNNIQAFPGVNFRYITVGNEVSGGDTQNILPAMQNMNSALSAAGLGNIKVSTSVSQGVTAGFPPSAGTFSASHMGPIAQYLASTGAPLLANVYPYFAYVGNQAQIDINYALFTSPGTVVQDGGNAYQNLFDAIVDTFYSALESAGAGSVPIVVSESGWPSAGGTAASAGNAQTYNQNLINHVGQGTPKRPGSIETYIFAMFNENQKGGDETERHFGLFNPDQSPAYSINF, from the exons ATGGCAAAGCATGGCGTTGCTTCCGTTTTAACACTGGCATTGGTCCTTGGAGTTGCGGCCATTCCTACAG TGGTGCAATCTATCGGCGTGTGCTACGGCGTGATCGGGAACAACCTGCCGTCGCCGAGCGACGTCGTGCAGCTCTACAAGTCCAACGGCATCGACTCCATGCGCATCTACTTCCCAAGAAGCGACATCCTCCAGGCCCTCAGCGGCTCAAGCATCGCCCTCACCATGGACGTCGGCAACGATCAGCTCGGCTCCCTCGCCTCcgacccctccgccgccgccgccttcgtccaGAACAACATCCAGGCGTTCCCGGGCGTCAACTTCCGCTACATCACGGTCGGCAACGAGGTTTCCGGCGGCGACACGCAGAACATCCTCCCGGCCATGCAGAACATGAACagcgccctctccgccgccggcctcggcaACATCAAGGTGTCGACGTCGGTGTCCCAGGGCGTGACCGCCGGCTTCCCGCCGTCCGCCGGCACGTTCTCCGCCTCGCACATGGGGCCCATAGCTCAGTACCTGGCGAGCACCGGCGCGCCGCTGCTCGCCAACGTCTACCCCTACTTCGCCTACGTGGGCAACCAGGCCCAGATCGACATCAACTACGCGCTCTTCACGTCGCCGGGCACGGTGGTGCAGGACGGCGGCAACGCGTACCAGAACCTGTTCGACGCCATCGTCGACACGTTCTACTCCGCGCTGGAGAGCGCCGGCGCCGGGAGCGTCCCGATCGTGGTGTCGGAGAGCGGGTGGCcgtcggccggcggcacggcggcgagcgccggcAACGCGCAGACGTACAACCAGAACCTGATCAACCACGTCGGGCAGGGGACGCCCAAGAGGCCCGGGAGCATCGAGACCTACATTTTCGCCATGTTCAACGAGAACCAGAAGGGAGGCGACGAGACGGAGAGGCACTTCGGCCTCTTCAACCCGGACCAGTCGCCGGCATACTCCATCAATTTCTAA
- the LOC4326050 gene encoding glucan endo-1,3-beta-glucosidase GII isoform X2 codes for MAGQGVACALAVALFIGSLVSIPTVRSIGVCNGILGNNLPSPADVVKLYQSNGIAAMRIYSPHAATLRALAGTDIAVIVDEPAIDQFLTLSAASDWVQSNIKPYQGVNIRYIAVGNEVSGDATRSILPAMENLTKALSAAGFGKIKVSTAVKMDVLGTSSPPSGGEFSDAAVMAPIAKFLASNGSPLLANVYPYFAYKGGDVDLNFALFQPTTATVADDGRTYSNMFAAMVDAMYSALEKAGAPGVAVVVSESGWPSAGGSGASADNARRYNQGLIDHVGMGTPKRAGAMEAYIFAMFNENQKDGDETERHYGLFNPDKSPAYPIKFRIS; via the exons ATGGCAGGGCAGGGTGTTGCCTGCGCGCTAGCCGTCGCATTGTTCATCGGGTCCCTCGTGTCCATCCCTACAG TGCGATCCATCGGCGTGTGCAACGGCATATTGGGGAACAACctgccgtcgccggccgacgtggtgAAGCTCTACCAGTCCAACGGCATCGCCGCGATGCGTATCTACTCCCCGCACGCCGCCACCCTGCGTGCGCTCGCCGGCACCGacatcgccgtcatcgtcgacgaGCCGGCCATCGACCAATTCCTCACTCTATCCGCCGCATCAGACTGGGTTCAGAGCAACATCAAGCCGTACCAGGGCGTCAACATCAGGTACATCGCCGTCGGGAACGAGGTGTCCGGCGACGCCACGCGGAGCATCCTCCCGGCCATGGAGAACCTCACCAAGGCGCTGTCCGCGGCCGGCTTCGGCAAGATCAAGGTGTCCACGGCCGTCAAGATGGACGTGCTCggcacctcgtcgccgccctccgGCGGCGAGTTCAGCGACGCCGCCGTCATGGCCCCCATCGCGAAGTTCTTGGCGAGCAACGGCTCGCCGCTGCTGGCCAACGTCTACCCCTACTTCGCCTACAAGGGCGGCGACGTCGACCTCAACTTCGCCCTCTTCCAGCCGACCACGGCGACGGTGGCCGACGACGGACGGACATACAGCAACATGTTCGCCGCGATGGTGGACGCCATGTACTCGGCGTTGGAGAAGGCCGGGGCGCCGGGGGTGGCCGTCGTCGTGTCCGAGAGCGGGTGGCCGTCGGCCGGCGGCTCCGGCGCGAGCGCGGACAACGCGCGGAGGTACAACCAGGGACTGATCGACCACGTTGGCATGGGCACGCCCAAGAGGGCAGGCGCCATGGAGGCGTACATATTCGCCATGTTCAACGAGAACCAGAAGGACGGGGACGAGACGGAGAGGCACTATGGGTTGTTCAACCCCGACAAGTCGCCGGCGTACCCTATCAAGTTCAGAATTAGTTGA
- the LOC4326050 gene encoding glucan endo-1,3-beta-glucosidase GII isoform X1: MAGQGVACALAVALFIGSLVSIPTAVRSIGVCNGILGNNLPSPADVVKLYQSNGIAAMRIYSPHAATLRALAGTDIAVIVDEPAIDQFLTLSAASDWVQSNIKPYQGVNIRYIAVGNEVSGDATRSILPAMENLTKALSAAGFGKIKVSTAVKMDVLGTSSPPSGGEFSDAAVMAPIAKFLASNGSPLLANVYPYFAYKGGDVDLNFALFQPTTATVADDGRTYSNMFAAMVDAMYSALEKAGAPGVAVVVSESGWPSAGGSGASADNARRYNQGLIDHVGMGTPKRAGAMEAYIFAMFNENQKDGDETERHYGLFNPDKSPAYPIKFRIS, from the exons ATGGCAGGGCAGGGTGTTGCCTGCGCGCTAGCCGTCGCATTGTTCATCGGGTCCCTCGTGTCCATCCCTACAG CAGTGCGATCCATCGGCGTGTGCAACGGCATATTGGGGAACAACctgccgtcgccggccgacgtggtgAAGCTCTACCAGTCCAACGGCATCGCCGCGATGCGTATCTACTCCCCGCACGCCGCCACCCTGCGTGCGCTCGCCGGCACCGacatcgccgtcatcgtcgacgaGCCGGCCATCGACCAATTCCTCACTCTATCCGCCGCATCAGACTGGGTTCAGAGCAACATCAAGCCGTACCAGGGCGTCAACATCAGGTACATCGCCGTCGGGAACGAGGTGTCCGGCGACGCCACGCGGAGCATCCTCCCGGCCATGGAGAACCTCACCAAGGCGCTGTCCGCGGCCGGCTTCGGCAAGATCAAGGTGTCCACGGCCGTCAAGATGGACGTGCTCggcacctcgtcgccgccctccgGCGGCGAGTTCAGCGACGCCGCCGTCATGGCCCCCATCGCGAAGTTCTTGGCGAGCAACGGCTCGCCGCTGCTGGCCAACGTCTACCCCTACTTCGCCTACAAGGGCGGCGACGTCGACCTCAACTTCGCCCTCTTCCAGCCGACCACGGCGACGGTGGCCGACGACGGACGGACATACAGCAACATGTTCGCCGCGATGGTGGACGCCATGTACTCGGCGTTGGAGAAGGCCGGGGCGCCGGGGGTGGCCGTCGTCGTGTCCGAGAGCGGGTGGCCGTCGGCCGGCGGCTCCGGCGCGAGCGCGGACAACGCGCGGAGGTACAACCAGGGACTGATCGACCACGTTGGCATGGGCACGCCCAAGAGGGCAGGCGCCATGGAGGCGTACATATTCGCCATGTTCAACGAGAACCAGAAGGACGGGGACGAGACGGAGAGGCACTATGGGTTGTTCAACCCCGACAAGTCGCCGGCGTACCCTATCAAGTTCAGAATTAGTTGA